The genomic stretch TAGGGCTAAAAGATAGCGTCTGGGCACTTATTCTACCGCTGGCCGTCTCATCTTTTAACGTGATCATTTGTAAAACGTTCTTTAAAAGTACGATTCCCGATGGGCTGATTGAATCTGCTGAAATTGATGGCGCGAGCCAGCTGCGAATCTTTTTCTCCATCATCCTGCCGATCTCCTTGCCTGTCGTTGCAACCATTGGACTGTTCCTCTGCTTCTCTTATTGGAATGATTGGTTTCAATCGATGTTATACATCGACAACCAGAACCTATATTCTCTGCAGGCACTGCTAAATAGCTTAATGAGCAATGTCGATGCACTTGCCAAAAATGCTGCAAGCATGGGCGTTAGCTATGCTGTGCTTGTCGCAACGATGCCGAAGGAATCTGCCCGAATGGCTGTAGCCATTATCATTGTTCTGCCTGTAGCCTTCGCCTATCCGTTCTTCCAGAAATATTTTATTTCCGGACTAATGATCGGTGCTGTCAAAGGATAACCAACGAAATAAGCCAAGCTAGCTTGGTTTATGATAGATCACTGTTCAACGCTTGCGGTGATACAACATCTATAAGGGGGAAATGAAATGAAGAAATCTTGGAAGCTCATCTCTATGCTTTGTACGCTCA from Paenibacillus sp. FSL H8-0548 encodes the following:
- a CDS encoding carbohydrate ABC transporter permease: MSTRTTYETGLEKFNRTSKVVNIFFNLIFIILALLCVIPVVVVLSISFSSEESIRETGYHLLPVALSGEAYAYVVKQGTMILRALGVSALVTVVGTVLGVLLTTSMGYVLSRPTYKLNGFLTWVVFIPMIFNGGLVSSYFINTNLLGLKDSVWALILPLAVSSFNVIICKTFFKSTIPDGLIESAEIDGASQLRIFFSIILPISLPVVATIGLFLCFSYWNDWFQSMLYIDNQNLYSLQALLNSLMSNVDALAKNAASMGVSYAVLVATMPKESARMAVAIIIVLPVAFAYPFFQKYFISGLMIGAVKG